A section of the Solenopsis invicta isolate M01_SB unplaced genomic scaffold, UNIL_Sinv_3.0 scaffold_253, whole genome shotgun sequence genome encodes:
- the LOC120359875 gene encoding uncharacterized protein LOC120359875, whose translation MIDALSKFAWAVWMKSKSGKETADVIAEIIQKSGRCPRNLQTDMGKEFYNADVQKLLRKHHINHYSTILQVGRRAAASGFRIYNDTLHRTIGMRPVDVTPASAKKLLDPVYSHVKIAAPAIQGRS comes from the exons ATGATCGATGCGCTGAGCAAATTTGCATGGGCAGTATGGATGAAGAGTAAGAGCGGAAAAGAGACGGCTGACGTCATCGCCGAGATAATTCagaagagcggaagatgtccacgcaacttgcaaacggatatgggcaaaGAGTTTTACAACGCCGATGTACAGAAACTCTTGAGAAAACAccatattaatcattattccac GATCTTACAAGTGGGTcgacgagctgccgcgtctggtttCCGAATTTACAACGACACGCTGCATAGAACGATAGGCATGCGACCTGTGGATGTAACGCCGGCGTCGGCTAAAAAGCTGTTGGACCCCGTGTATAGTCACGTTAAGATCGCTGCTCCTGCAATTCAAGGTCGGAGCtaa